A region from the Mycolicibacterium phlei genome encodes:
- a CDS encoding carbon-nitrogen hydrolase family protein codes for MAPVTIGAVAATFGRDVDRCVTKVVGIIESAARDGVQLLVFPDACLGGYIGDLRSPDPADPPPALDPDGPEIAAVIAAAGPMTVCLGYAEAADGGRYNSAICVSGDGVLGTHRKVHQPAGESLAYLPGDRFAAFDTPVGRIGMLIDYDKTFPESVRELTLDGATIIAALSAWPASVTDRASRLPADRQSRLFDLYDCARAAENQVVLVSSNQTGVMGSLQFLGQAKVVGPGGDILATTRSKGGLAKVELDVDAEITRARKVLNHLAELRFDVYRRADRCASP; via the coding sequence ATGGCGCCCGTGACGATCGGCGCGGTCGCGGCGACGTTCGGTCGCGACGTGGACCGCTGCGTCACCAAGGTCGTCGGCATCATCGAGTCGGCGGCCCGGGACGGTGTGCAGCTGTTGGTGTTTCCCGACGCCTGCCTCGGCGGCTACATCGGCGACCTGCGCTCCCCCGACCCCGCCGACCCGCCGCCGGCGCTGGACCCGGACGGGCCGGAGATCGCGGCGGTCATCGCCGCCGCCGGGCCGATGACGGTGTGCCTGGGCTACGCCGAGGCGGCCGACGGCGGCCGGTACAACTCGGCGATCTGCGTGTCCGGCGACGGGGTGCTGGGCACCCACCGCAAGGTGCACCAGCCGGCGGGTGAGTCGCTGGCGTACCTGCCCGGTGACCGGTTCGCCGCGTTCGACACCCCGGTGGGCCGGATCGGCATGCTCATCGACTACGACAAGACGTTCCCGGAGTCGGTGCGCGAGCTGACGCTGGACGGGGCGACGATCATCGCGGCGCTGTCGGCGTGGCCGGCCAGCGTCACCGACCGGGCGTCGCGGCTGCCCGCCGACCGGCAGTCGCGACTGTTCGACCTGTACGACTGCGCGCGGGCCGCCGAGAACCAGGTGGTGCTGGTGTCGTCGAACCAGACCGGGGTGATGGGGTCGCTGCAGTTCCTCGGGCAGGCCAAGGTCGTCGGCCCGGGCGGCGACATCCTGGCCACCACCCGCTCCAAGGGCGGGCTGGCCAAGGTCGAGCTCGATGTCGACGCCGAGATCACCCGCGCGCGGAAGGTGTTGAACCACTTGGCCGAACTGCGCTTCGACGTCTACAGGAGGGCGGACCGGTGCGCATCGCCCTGA
- a CDS encoding MSMEG_0568 family radical SAM protein produces MSVSTRVDLALLGIRGRPPLTRTAGAGPSDDGHLVIDGLNAAIPRNPQSPFAFDGTTVLYDGHDTGLDVEVIERPKFYDLVTVDGVPYEKLARLHGRNVLATTVVQTCIRYAPETRCRFCSIEESLRTGATTAVKRPQEIAEVAAAAVKLDGVTQMVMTTGTSAGSDRGARHLARCVAAVKEAVPQMPIQVQCEPPVDLSVITDLRDAGADTIGIHVESLDDDVRRRWMPGKATVPLERYQVAWREAVKVFGRNQVSTYLLVGLGEDPDELIAGAAELIEMGVYPFVVPFRPHPGTLAVDVDGARAPEPALLEKVSREVARLLRLAGMSGAEQKAGCAACGACGVLQNMGG; encoded by the coding sequence ATGTCCGTCTCGACCCGTGTCGATCTGGCCCTGCTGGGGATTCGCGGCCGCCCACCGCTGACCCGCACCGCGGGCGCGGGCCCCAGCGACGACGGTCACCTGGTGATCGACGGCCTGAACGCGGCGATCCCGCGAAACCCGCAGAGCCCGTTCGCGTTCGACGGCACCACGGTCCTCTACGACGGCCACGACACCGGCCTGGACGTCGAGGTGATCGAGCGGCCGAAGTTCTACGACCTGGTCACCGTCGACGGGGTGCCCTACGAGAAGCTGGCCCGGCTGCACGGCCGCAACGTGCTGGCCACCACCGTCGTGCAGACCTGCATCCGCTACGCGCCGGAGACCCGGTGCCGCTTCTGCTCCATCGAGGAGTCGCTGCGCACCGGCGCCACCACCGCGGTCAAACGCCCGCAGGAGATCGCCGAAGTCGCCGCCGCCGCAGTCAAACTCGACGGTGTCACGCAGATGGTGATGACGACGGGCACCTCGGCGGGCAGCGACCGCGGGGCCCGGCACCTGGCCCGCTGCGTCGCCGCCGTCAAGGAGGCGGTGCCGCAAATGCCGATCCAGGTGCAGTGCGAACCGCCCGTCGACCTGTCCGTCATCACCGACCTGCGTGACGCCGGCGCCGACACCATCGGCATCCACGTCGAGTCCCTCGACGACGACGTGCGCCGCCGCTGGATGCCCGGTAAGGCCACCGTCCCGCTGGAGCGCTACCAGGTCGCGTGGCGCGAGGCGGTGAAGGTGTTCGGCCGCAACCAGGTGTCGACGTACCTGCTCGTCGGCCTCGGCGAGGATCCCGACGAGCTGATCGCCGGCGCCGCCGAGCTCATCGAAATGGGCGTGTACCCGTTCGTCGTCCCGTTCCGGCCGCACCCGGGCACGCTCGCCGTCGACGTCGACGGGGCCCGCGCCCCCGAACCCGCGCTGCTGGAGAAGGTCTCGCGCGAGGTCGCCAGGCTGCTGCGACTGGCGGGCATGTCCGGCGCCGAGCAGAAGGCCGGCTGCGCGGCGTGCGGCGCGTGCGGCGTCCTGCAGAACATGGGCGGGTGA
- a CDS encoding SfnB family sulfur acquisition oxidoreductase, translating to MIASPEEALAVAAQLSAEFDAEASTRDAERQLPHQQVKALKESGLLALSVPVEYGGIDAPATVLAEVFRLIAHADPSLGQIPHSHFVFLEALRLQGSPSQKAYFYGQVLGGAMLANAQSERGPHPIDVDTTTLVRQPTGDYLLNGRKFYSTGALFADWLVVRASLTDGVPTAQTPKAVVFVRRDTEGVDVVDDWDGMGQRTTASGTVTLDNVAVPAEHVVPFSPIFAGPTVYGARAQLLHSAIDVGIATGALAAGVRQAERARPHFEAGVATAVEDPTLITVAGELAVTVRGAQALLESAARAVDRAQADLTDEMAAEASIAVAAAKVAAVRASLEASNVLFELGGTRSASASGNLSRYWRDARTHTLHDPTRWKIQHIGRYTLTGARPPRHGQI from the coding sequence ATGATCGCATCGCCGGAGGAGGCTCTCGCCGTCGCGGCGCAGTTGTCGGCCGAGTTCGACGCCGAGGCCTCCACCCGCGACGCCGAACGCCAGCTGCCGCATCAGCAGGTCAAGGCGCTCAAGGAATCCGGGCTGCTGGCGCTGTCGGTGCCGGTCGAGTACGGCGGCATCGACGCGCCTGCGACGGTGCTGGCCGAGGTGTTCCGGCTGATCGCGCACGCCGACCCGTCGCTGGGGCAGATCCCGCACTCGCACTTCGTGTTTCTCGAGGCGCTGCGCCTGCAGGGCAGCCCCTCCCAGAAGGCGTATTTCTACGGTCAGGTGCTCGGCGGCGCGATGCTGGCCAACGCGCAGTCCGAGCGGGGCCCGCACCCGATCGACGTGGACACCACCACGCTGGTGCGCCAGCCGACCGGCGACTATCTGCTCAACGGCCGCAAGTTCTATTCGACCGGGGCGCTGTTCGCGGACTGGCTGGTGGTGCGGGCGTCGCTGACCGACGGGGTGCCGACGGCGCAGACGCCGAAGGCCGTCGTGTTCGTGCGGCGCGACACCGAGGGCGTCGACGTCGTCGACGACTGGGACGGCATGGGCCAGCGCACCACCGCGTCGGGCACCGTCACCCTCGACAACGTCGCGGTGCCCGCCGAGCACGTCGTACCCTTCTCGCCTATCTTCGCCGGGCCCACCGTCTACGGTGCGCGAGCGCAGTTGCTGCACAGCGCGATTGACGTCGGCATCGCGACCGGCGCGCTGGCCGCGGGCGTCCGGCAGGCTGAGCGGGCCCGCCCGCACTTCGAGGCGGGCGTCGCCACGGCGGTCGAGGACCCGACGCTGATCACGGTGGCCGGCGAGCTCGCGGTGACGGTGCGCGGCGCGCAGGCGCTGCTGGAGTCGGCGGCCCGCGCGGTGGACCGCGCCCAGGCGGACCTGACCGACGAGATGGCTGCCGAGGCGTCGATCGCGGTGGCGGCGGCCAAGGTCGCCGCGGTGCGGGCGTCGCTGGAGGCGTCCAACGTGCTGTTCGAATTGGGCGGCACCCGAAGCGCTTCCGCGTCGGGCAACCTGTCGCGCTACTGGCGCGACGCGCGCACCCACACGCTGCACGACCCGACCCGCTGGAAGATCCAGCACATCGGCCGCTACACGCTGACCGGTGCGCGCCCGCCGCGGCACGGCCAGATCTAG
- a CDS encoding DUF5994 family protein, whose product MKQAAQRRCASPIRLTLVSTPGNGIDGAWWPRSGSIARELPELIDALRPSLGQIADIKINWSEENAVPDLDMLTRRGVAALPGWKDRPQRVMTVIGETGRANLLVVPCHTSPALAMMVLRHAAGLPVDSRHYESERYIAAFDIVEAARRLLA is encoded by the coding sequence GTGAAGCAGGCCGCTCAGCGACGGTGCGCGAGTCCGATCCGACTGACCTTGGTCAGCACCCCCGGCAACGGGATCGACGGGGCCTGGTGGCCGCGCAGCGGGTCGATCGCCCGTGAGCTGCCGGAGCTGATCGACGCGCTGCGGCCCTCGCTCGGACAGATCGCCGACATCAAGATCAACTGGTCGGAGGAGAACGCCGTCCCGGATCTGGACATGCTGACCCGTCGCGGCGTGGCCGCGCTGCCGGGCTGGAAGGATCGCCCGCAGCGGGTGATGACGGTGATCGGCGAGACCGGTCGGGCCAACCTGCTGGTGGTGCCCTGCCACACCAGCCCCGCCCTGGCGATGATGGTGCTCCGGCACGCCGCGGGCCTGCCCGTCGACAGCAGGCATTACGAGTCGGAGCGCTACATCGCCGCGTTCGACATCGTCGAGGCCGCCCGCCGCCTCCTCGCCTAG
- a CDS encoding cold-shock protein, with amino-acid sequence MAQGTVKWFDSDKGFGFIAPDDGAKDVFVHFSEIQGNGYRSLDENQRVEFTVEQGAKGPQATGVTTL; translated from the coding sequence ATGGCACAGGGAACTGTGAAATGGTTCGACAGCGATAAGGGCTTCGGTTTCATCGCTCCCGACGACGGTGCGAAGGATGTCTTCGTACACTTCTCGGAAATCCAGGGAAATGGTTATCGCTCGCTTGACGAAAACCAGCGAGTGGAGTTCACGGTCGAACAGGGCGCCAAAGGCCCTCAGGCTACGGGCGTAACCACCCTCTAA
- a CDS encoding DUF5994 family protein, translated as MAPQTRLRLKRKAPTSGYVDGAWWPHTEDLQTELPDLLSVLSVRLGGVERVTYNLAEWSNSPRKMLVNDRVVRLDGYRRQPAHTIGVLDGRGGQIVLLVVGSRTEPDTAHAIAMAAAATDNTETVDSLLSTTG; from the coding sequence ATGGCACCACAGACGAGGCTTCGCCTCAAACGCAAAGCACCCACCAGCGGCTACGTCGACGGCGCCTGGTGGCCCCACACCGAAGACCTGCAGACCGAACTACCCGACCTGCTCAGCGTGCTCTCCGTACGCCTCGGCGGCGTCGAACGAGTGACGTACAACCTCGCCGAGTGGAGTAACTCCCCACGGAAGATGCTGGTCAACGACCGCGTCGTGCGGCTCGACGGCTATCGCCGCCAGCCGGCGCACACGATCGGCGTCCTCGACGGTAGGGGCGGGCAGATCGTGCTGCTCGTCGTGGGTTCGCGCACCGAACCCGACACCGCGCACGCCATCGCGATGGCCGCCGCGGCCACCGACAACACAGAGACGGTCGACTCACTGCTCTCAACCACCGGTTGA
- a CDS encoding MSMEG_0565 family glycosyltransferase, with protein sequence MRIALITYSTKPRGGVVHTLNLAEALAGLGADVTVWSLARGGDAGFFRPVDPKVRLRLVDFPEIEGETVTERIVRSIDTLRSAFRPVDYEIVHAQDCISANAVGPCIRTIHHLDTFTTPILVECHEKAIVAPYARICVSAAVAAEVEAGWGLTPTVIPNGVRADRFIAAADDAEGKARWRDRLGRYVLAVGGIEPRKGTLDLVEAYALLRQRVPDLSLVIAGGETLFDYRDYRAQVDRRCAELGVVPVILGPVAEDELPSLVAACEVFAFPSTKEGFGLAAMEALAAGRPVVTRDLPVLREVFGSTVRYAADPHGFAAALADALRDDAQTAAGRALASSLTWENAARAHLEFYETVGGPSL encoded by the coding sequence GTGCGCATCGCCCTGATCACCTACTCGACCAAACCGCGCGGCGGGGTGGTGCACACGCTGAACCTGGCCGAGGCGCTGGCCGGGCTCGGCGCCGACGTGACGGTGTGGTCGCTGGCCCGTGGCGGCGACGCCGGCTTCTTCCGGCCCGTCGACCCGAAGGTGCGGCTGCGGCTGGTCGACTTCCCGGAGATCGAGGGTGAGACGGTGACCGAGCGGATCGTGCGCTCGATCGACACGCTGCGCAGTGCGTTCCGCCCCGTCGACTACGAGATCGTGCACGCGCAGGACTGCATCAGCGCCAACGCCGTCGGCCCGTGCATCCGCACCATCCACCATCTGGACACGTTCACCACCCCGATCCTCGTCGAGTGCCACGAGAAGGCGATCGTCGCGCCGTACGCGCGGATCTGCGTGTCGGCCGCGGTCGCCGCCGAGGTCGAGGCGGGCTGGGGGCTGACGCCGACGGTGATCCCGAACGGGGTGCGCGCGGACCGGTTCATCGCCGCCGCCGACGACGCCGAGGGCAAGGCGCGGTGGCGCGACCGGCTGGGCCGCTATGTGCTGGCGGTCGGCGGGATCGAGCCGCGCAAGGGGACGCTGGATCTGGTCGAGGCGTATGCGCTGCTGCGGCAGCGGGTTCCGGATCTGTCGCTGGTGATCGCCGGCGGTGAGACGCTGTTCGACTACCGGGACTACCGCGCGCAGGTCGACCGGCGCTGCGCTGAGCTCGGCGTGGTGCCGGTGATCCTCGGGCCGGTGGCCGAGGACGAGCTGCCGAGCCTGGTCGCCGCGTGCGAGGTGTTCGCGTTCCCGTCGACCAAGGAGGGGTTCGGGCTGGCGGCGATGGAGGCGCTGGCGGCGGGTCGGCCCGTCGTCACCCGGGACCTGCCGGTGCTGCGGGAGGTGTTCGGCTCGACGGTCCGCTACGCGGCCGACCCGCACGGTTTCGCCGCCGCGCTGGCCGACGCGCTCCGTGACGACGCTCAGACCGCCGCCGGCCGCGCGCTGGCGTCGTCGCTGACCTGGGAGAACGCCGCCCGCGCCCACCTGGAGTTCTACGAGACGGTCGGCGGTCCATCGCTGTGA
- a CDS encoding MSMEG_0572/Sll0783 family nitrogen starvation response protein, which produces MPFDDAIAENIKTSLAEIPHPSLPKGSNIYGGTKIFPDYKAENGECYFTLVHGIAHESSVSFVAVLQATRALRKGFESAIYFYGPGAINCLATRGFPKTGDSGFPGEQNINDALETFISEGGTVFCCRFGLALHGGREEDLIAGVIPAHPLDVQDAIIHYARKGAIINSTYMV; this is translated from the coding sequence ATGCCTTTTGACGACGCCATCGCCGAGAACATCAAGACCTCGCTCGCCGAGATCCCGCACCCGTCGCTGCCGAAGGGGTCCAACATCTACGGCGGCACCAAGATCTTCCCCGACTACAAGGCCGAGAACGGCGAGTGCTACTTCACGCTGGTGCACGGCATCGCCCACGAGTCGTCGGTCAGCTTCGTCGCGGTGCTGCAGGCCACCCGCGCGCTGCGCAAGGGCTTCGAGTCGGCCATCTACTTCTACGGCCCGGGCGCCATCAACTGCCTTGCCACCCGCGGCTTTCCGAAGACCGGCGACTCCGGCTTCCCCGGCGAGCAGAACATCAACGACGCCCTGGAGACCTTCATCAGCGAGGGCGGCACCGTCTTCTGCTGCCGCTTCGGGCTGGCGCTGCACGGCGGCCGCGAGGAGGACCTCATCGCCGGCGTGATCCCCGCCCACCCGCTCGACGTGCAGGACGCCATCATCCACTACGCCCGCAAGGGTGCGATCATCAACTCCACCTACATGGTCTGA
- a CDS encoding MSMEG_0569 family flavin-dependent oxidoreductase — MNTHTPVAIIGGGQAGLSVSWYLCSAGLDHVVLEAKTPMHAWADSRWDNFTLVTPNWHCRLPGYHYDGPDPDGFMTRDEVVAWLADWLDTFEPPLRTHTRVTRLKRLEHGFELTLNDDETLTCEHAVIATGGYPVPVIPPFAPALDPQITQLHSEQYRNPDQLPEGAVLVVGSGQSGAQIAEDLHLAGRRVHLAVGNAPRVARFYRGRDCMTWLADMGLYDRAAADYPGGKAAIEKTNHYVTGRDGGRDIDLRRFALEGMRLYGTLESGKDTTLRFAPTLKKALDHADSVYNSICADIDAYIDAQNITAEPPSRYTPVWEPETETTTLDLTEEGITSIIWAIGYRPDYRWIEASAFDGAGRPMQNRGITSVPGLSFVGLPWMHTWGSGRFLGIDRDARHIATTIVASYDDSLLRMAAGH, encoded by the coding sequence ATGAACACCCACACCCCCGTCGCGATCATCGGCGGCGGCCAGGCCGGCCTGTCGGTCAGCTGGTACCTGTGCAGCGCCGGGCTCGACCACGTCGTGCTGGAGGCCAAGACCCCCATGCACGCCTGGGCCGACAGCCGCTGGGACAACTTCACCCTGGTCACCCCCAACTGGCACTGCCGGCTGCCCGGCTACCACTACGACGGCCCCGACCCCGACGGCTTCATGACCCGCGACGAGGTCGTGGCCTGGCTCGCCGACTGGCTCGACACGTTCGAACCCCCGCTGCGCACCCACACCCGCGTCACCCGCCTCAAACGCCTCGAGCACGGCTTCGAGCTCACCCTCAACGACGACGAGACCCTGACCTGCGAGCACGCCGTCATCGCCACCGGCGGCTACCCGGTGCCCGTCATCCCGCCGTTCGCCCCCGCGCTCGACCCGCAGATCACCCAGCTGCACTCCGAGCAGTACCGCAACCCGGACCAGCTGCCCGAGGGCGCGGTGCTGGTGGTCGGCAGCGGCCAGTCCGGCGCGCAGATCGCCGAGGACCTGCACCTGGCCGGCCGCCGGGTGCACCTCGCGGTCGGCAACGCCCCGCGCGTCGCCCGCTTCTACCGCGGCCGCGACTGCATGACCTGGCTGGCCGACATGGGTCTCTACGACCGCGCCGCCGCCGACTACCCCGGCGGCAAGGCCGCGATCGAGAAGACCAACCACTACGTCACCGGCCGCGACGGCGGACGCGACATCGACCTGCGCCGGTTCGCGCTCGAGGGCATGCGCCTGTACGGCACGCTGGAATCCGGCAAGGACACCACCCTGCGCTTCGCCCCGACGCTCAAGAAGGCCCTCGACCACGCCGACTCGGTGTACAACTCGATCTGCGCCGACATCGACGCCTACATCGACGCGCAGAACATCACTGCCGAACCGCCGAGCCGCTACACCCCGGTGTGGGAACCCGAAACCGAAACCACCACACTCGATCTCACCGAAGAAGGCATCACCAGCATCATCTGGGCCATCGGCTACCGGCCCGACTACCGCTGGATCGAGGCCAGCGCGTTCGACGGCGCCGGCAGGCCCATGCAGAACCGCGGCATCACCTCGGTGCCCGGCCTGAGCTTCGTCGGGCTGCCCTGGATGCACACCTGGGGGTCGGGCCGGTTCCTCGGCATCGACCGCGACGCCCGGCACATCGCCACAACGATCGTGGCTTCCTACGACGACTCGCTACTGCGTATGGCCGCCGGCCACTGA
- a CDS encoding DUF4344 domain-containing metallopeptidase, with protein MRRVVSGVVLALAVAGCGAGDREPEASSETSVEAAEASEERTKAEDADTGQMIVTYEEATSPEAVRGRELLESNTHLEDLAADINDSLILPYDVELIGTECGEANAFWNSEDNTVTICYEDADAALQTFTDDGADDPVVAALNAETATFYHEVGHMVISLYDLPVTGREEDVADQLAAYVLLAPGDDGKPDPDSVQAVKDFARTFQALGDQRDEIDVEELADPHSLDETRVYNLECWIYGADPEDNADLVGDDGLPEDRADGCEHEYAQLQNAWTTLLSPHIKE; from the coding sequence ATGCGTCGTGTCGTGTCCGGAGTCGTGCTCGCGCTGGCGGTCGCCGGCTGTGGGGCGGGGGATCGGGAGCCGGAGGCCTCCTCGGAGACGTCGGTTGAGGCGGCCGAGGCATCTGAGGAACGCACCAAGGCCGAGGACGCCGACACCGGTCAGATGATCGTCACCTATGAGGAGGCGACGTCGCCGGAGGCGGTCCGGGGCCGCGAACTGCTCGAGTCCAACACACATCTGGAGGACCTCGCCGCCGACATCAACGACTCGCTGATCCTGCCCTACGACGTCGAGCTCATCGGCACCGAATGCGGTGAGGCCAACGCCTTCTGGAACAGCGAGGACAACACCGTCACCATCTGCTACGAGGACGCCGACGCCGCGCTGCAGACCTTCACCGACGACGGCGCCGACGATCCGGTGGTGGCGGCGCTCAACGCCGAGACCGCCACCTTCTACCACGAGGTCGGCCACATGGTGATCAGCCTCTACGACCTGCCGGTCACCGGCCGCGAAGAGGACGTCGCCGACCAGCTCGCCGCCTACGTGCTGCTGGCGCCCGGCGACGACGGCAAGCCCGACCCCGACTCCGTGCAGGCCGTCAAGGACTTCGCGCGCACGTTCCAGGCGCTGGGCGATCAGCGCGACGAGATCGACGTCGAGGAGCTCGCCGATCCGCACTCGCTCGACGAGACCCGCGTCTACAACCTCGAATGCTGGATCTACGGCGCCGATCCTGAGGACAACGCCGACCTGGTCGGCGACGACGGGCTACCCGAGGACCGCGCCGACGGCTGCGAGCACGAGTACGCCCAGCTGCAGAACGCGTGGACGACGCTGCTCTCCCCGCACATCAAGGAGTAG
- a CDS encoding carbon-nitrogen hydrolase family protein has translation MTTLAAVSANFTRDLEQNFALIASLAAEARERSVDFLVLPEAAIGGYLSSLGNHGDTKRPSARQLPPAIRLDGPEIARVQEIVGDLLVAIGFCELADDGVTRYNAAALLDGGTIYGSYRKVHQPLGENMSYDAGNRYDVFDTPVGRVGLQICYDKAFPEAARIMALQGAQIIASLSAWPAARTATAENLQEDRWTYRFNLFDMARALDNQLFWVASNQSGTFGSLKYVGNAKVVDPGGNVLATTLLGSGMAVADVDIDATFRTMRAGMFHLRDRRPDVYTPLTEIRELVS, from the coding sequence ATGACCACTTTGGCTGCCGTCTCGGCGAACTTCACCCGCGACCTCGAGCAGAACTTCGCGCTGATCGCCTCGCTGGCCGCCGAGGCGCGCGAGCGGTCCGTCGACTTCCTGGTGCTGCCGGAGGCCGCCATCGGCGGGTACCTGTCCTCGCTCGGCAACCACGGCGACACCAAGCGGCCGTCGGCACGCCAACTGCCGCCGGCCATCCGGCTCGACGGCCCGGAGATCGCCCGGGTCCAGGAGATCGTCGGTGACCTGTTGGTCGCCATCGGGTTCTGCGAGCTCGCCGACGACGGCGTGACGCGCTACAACGCCGCCGCCCTGCTCGACGGCGGCACGATCTACGGCTCCTACCGCAAGGTGCACCAACCGCTCGGCGAGAACATGTCGTATGACGCGGGCAACCGCTACGACGTGTTCGACACCCCCGTCGGCCGGGTCGGCCTGCAGATCTGTTACGACAAGGCCTTTCCGGAGGCCGCCCGCATCATGGCGCTGCAGGGCGCCCAGATCATCGCCAGCCTGTCGGCCTGGCCGGCCGCGCGCACCGCCACCGCGGAGAACCTGCAGGAGGACCGCTGGACCTACCGCTTCAACCTGTTCGACATGGCCCGCGCGCTGGACAACCAGCTGTTCTGGGTGGCGTCCAACCAGAGCGGGACGTTCGGCTCGCTGAAGTACGTGGGCAACGCCAAGGTCGTCGACCCGGGCGGAAACGTGCTCGCCACAACGCTTCTCGGCAGTGGCATGGCCGTCGCCGACGTCGACATCGACGCCACCTTCCGCACCATGCGGGCCGGCATGTTCCACCTGCGCGACCGCCGCCCCGACGTCTACACCCCGCTCACTGAGATCCGGGAGCTGGTCTCATGA
- a CDS encoding LLM class flavin-dependent oxidoreductase, whose product MTIQLHWFLPTYGDSRLIVGGGHGTPIGAAHGDRDASIDYLASIVRAAESFGFTGCLIPTGAWCEDAFITASLLARETTSLAFLVAFRPGLVSPTLSAQMAATFARHQPGRILLNVVVGGEAHEQRAFGDYLDKDGRYQRADEFLEVVRRLWAGETVSLDGEHVRVEGATIPSLPNPVPPLYFGGSSAAAGPVAARHADVYLTWGEPTPAVKEKIEWIRGLAEKEGRNIRFGIRLHTISRDTSEEAWAQADKLVKALDEDTVRKAQEGLQRSQSEGQKRMLALHEENRKNGTWNDARSLEISPNLWAGVGLVRGGAGTALVGSHTEVADRITEYAEIGIDEFIFSGYPHLEELYWFGEGVVPILRERGLYKGEGTACAPTSIPFVSGR is encoded by the coding sequence GTGACAATCCAATTGCATTGGTTCCTGCCCACTTACGGGGACAGCCGGCTGATCGTCGGCGGCGGCCACGGCACCCCGATCGGCGCCGCCCACGGTGACCGCGACGCCTCGATCGACTATCTGGCCTCGATCGTGCGCGCCGCCGAGTCGTTCGGTTTCACGGGCTGCCTGATCCCGACCGGTGCCTGGTGCGAGGACGCGTTCATCACCGCCTCGCTGCTGGCGCGGGAGACGACGTCGCTGGCGTTCCTGGTGGCGTTCCGGCCCGGCCTGGTCAGCCCGACGCTGTCGGCGCAGATGGCCGCGACGTTCGCCCGTCACCAGCCGGGCCGCATCCTGCTCAACGTCGTCGTCGGCGGCGAGGCCCACGAGCAGCGCGCCTTCGGCGACTACCTGGACAAGGACGGCCGCTACCAGCGCGCCGACGAGTTCCTCGAGGTGGTGCGCCGGCTGTGGGCCGGTGAGACCGTGTCGCTGGACGGCGAGCACGTCCGCGTCGAGGGTGCGACCATCCCGTCGCTGCCGAATCCGGTGCCGCCGTTGTACTTCGGCGGCAGCTCGGCCGCCGCGGGCCCGGTCGCCGCGCGCCACGCCGACGTCTACCTGACGTGGGGTGAGCCGACCCCGGCGGTCAAGGAGAAGATCGAGTGGATCCGCGGGCTGGCCGAGAAGGAGGGCCGCAACATCCGCTTCGGTATCCGCCTGCACACCATCTCGCGCGACACCTCCGAGGAGGCGTGGGCGCAGGCCGACAAGCTGGTCAAGGCGCTCGACGAGGACACCGTGCGCAAGGCGCAGGAGGGTCTGCAGCGCAGCCAGTCCGAGGGCCAGAAGCGGATGCTGGCGCTGCACGAGGAGAACCGCAAGAACGGCACCTGGAACGACGCCCGCTCGCTGGAGATCTCGCCGAACCTGTGGGCCGGCGTGGGCCTGGTCCGCGGCGGGGCGGGCACCGCGCTGGTGGGCAGCCACACCGAGGTCGCCGACCGCATCACCGAGTACGCCGAGATCGGCATCGACGAGTTCATCTTCTCCGGTTATCCGCATCTGGAGGAGCTGTACTGGTTCGGCGAGGGCGTGGTGCCGATCCTGCGCGAGCGCGGCCTGTACAAGGGTGAGGGGACGGCGTGCGCTCCGACGTCGATCCCGTTCGTGAGCGGCAGATGA